The following coding sequences lie in one Moritella viscosa genomic window:
- a CDS encoding type I restriction enzyme R has protein sequence MSQSLPNFNEEHAAKIPALTLLTHLGYEFIPPAECATQRGSNATVILPQVLRNHLAKQTFMFAGKAHPLSAASIDKIVKQLAHPAMNEGLKIANEKHYNDLTYGIGVTQFIDGKKASPTIQVIDWHHVEKNQFHFTEELVVANTQGTGNRKPDIVCYVNGLPWVVIEAKRPNSSKQGKPTIKEGVSQNIRNQKSDEIPHLFAYSQLLISINGSDGLYATCGTPDKFWAKWKEEDIIDAEFHRLKNKTLSPAQKEKIFNHRENHIKQEFDALISGGELMVTGQDKLLVSLLRHDRLLDISRMYTLFDKKAGRIVARYQQVFGIKKLIERITTFDDKGARNGGVIWHTTGSGKSFTMVFLSKALIWLKELAKCRVVIVTDRTDLEEQLSTTFASAGALEQLDRKAAMATTGKRLAEQIGKGNERIIFSIINKFGTAIKLPECRNDSPDILVLVDEGHRSQNGENNIRMGQALPKAAFVAFTGTPLLQDDKTEDKFGKIIHSYTMQQAVEDKTVTPLLYEERIPDLNVNDKAIDAWFDRITDKLTEKQRTDLKRKFSQKGQIYQAEGRLELIAHDISDHFQNFRRHGLKGQLACDSKASAIRYKQLLDKIGKVTSVVAMSPPDSREGHDDVDSESKDIVQNWWKENVGNQDEKVYTKDIIKAFSEDDGPDLMIVVDKLLTGFDEPKNTVLYIDKPLKKHNLIQAIARVNRLHKLKDFGYLIDYRGVLEELDSTIEKYQDLAERTQGGFDIDDLKGLYNRMDTEYKKLPGLYDSLWSFFSEVKNTKDTEAMSQALTPKFETIDGQVTDIRLKQREDFYGALTQFTNCLKVALQSASYFDDKSFDDKRNLYKQTLKAMSEIRAKVKELSEEAVDYDQYADDVKMLLDKHIGGVEIRDSKGAYLVGNLGKDAKPEGMSDDEARNQTDKITGRITKMIEVDLADDPYAQEYFSKLLQKAIEDTKAMFDAPVKQYMLFTNFEEQVKERNVVGIPDKFGDNKHAKAYYGLFKFHFDTEFLAEKNISDEKMIAIAFKVDSVVNTAVQEFSINPSEIETSIRRNLMVELFHMLGMDGTNKLLEAIIQKVRLGLS, from the coding sequence ATGTCTCAGTCACTACCAAACTTTAACGAAGAACACGCAGCAAAAATCCCAGCATTAACCCTGCTTACTCATCTTGGCTATGAGTTCATTCCCCCTGCGGAATGTGCTACGCAGCGTGGTAGCAATGCCACAGTGATATTACCGCAAGTATTACGTAACCACCTTGCCAAGCAAACCTTTATGTTTGCTGGCAAAGCACACCCCCTATCGGCTGCATCCATCGACAAAATAGTAAAACAACTGGCACACCCAGCCATGAATGAAGGGCTAAAAATAGCTAACGAAAAACACTATAATGATCTTACTTATGGCATTGGTGTGACGCAGTTCATTGACGGTAAAAAAGCCAGCCCAACCATTCAAGTTATTGATTGGCATCATGTAGAAAAAAACCAATTCCATTTTACCGAAGAACTCGTTGTAGCAAATACTCAAGGCACCGGCAACCGTAAGCCCGACATAGTGTGTTATGTAAATGGTTTACCTTGGGTTGTTATCGAAGCCAAACGCCCTAATTCAAGTAAGCAAGGCAAGCCAACGATTAAAGAAGGTGTATCGCAAAACATCCGTAATCAAAAATCGGATGAAATCCCACACCTCTTTGCTTACAGCCAATTACTCATATCAATTAATGGCAGTGATGGACTGTACGCAACCTGTGGCACTCCAGATAAATTCTGGGCAAAATGGAAAGAAGAAGACATCATTGATGCCGAATTCCATCGTTTAAAAAATAAAACGTTAAGCCCTGCGCAGAAAGAGAAAATATTCAATCATCGTGAAAACCACATTAAGCAAGAATTTGATGCGTTAATCAGTGGTGGCGAGCTAATGGTAACTGGACAAGATAAATTGTTAGTCAGTCTGCTACGCCATGACCGACTGCTCGATATCAGCCGTATGTATACCTTGTTTGACAAAAAAGCAGGTCGTATTGTGGCCCGATATCAACAAGTATTCGGCATCAAAAAATTAATCGAGCGTATAACTACTTTTGATGACAAAGGTGCTCGTAACGGCGGTGTGATTTGGCATACCACAGGTTCAGGTAAATCTTTTACCATGGTATTTTTATCCAAAGCACTAATATGGCTGAAAGAACTAGCAAAGTGCCGAGTCGTAATAGTGACAGACAGAACCGATCTTGAAGAGCAATTAAGTACTACTTTTGCATCAGCTGGCGCACTCGAACAACTAGATAGAAAAGCTGCGATGGCAACCACAGGTAAGCGCCTTGCCGAACAGATTGGTAAAGGCAATGAACGCATAATTTTCTCCATTATCAACAAGTTTGGTACCGCCATTAAATTGCCTGAATGTCGTAACGACAGTCCAGATATATTGGTACTTGTTGACGAAGGACATCGCAGTCAAAACGGTGAAAATAATATCCGTATGGGGCAGGCATTACCTAAAGCGGCATTTGTTGCTTTTACAGGTACACCATTACTACAGGATGATAAAACTGAAGATAAATTTGGTAAAATCATTCACTCATACACAATGCAACAAGCCGTTGAAGACAAGACAGTTACACCATTGCTGTATGAAGAGCGCATTCCCGATCTAAACGTCAACGACAAAGCCATTGATGCGTGGTTTGACCGTATTACTGACAAGCTAACTGAAAAACAGCGTACCGATTTAAAGAGAAAATTTTCGCAAAAAGGGCAAATATACCAAGCCGAAGGACGCCTTGAGCTAATCGCCCATGACATCTCAGACCATTTTCAAAACTTTAGACGCCACGGCTTAAAGGGCCAACTCGCTTGCGACTCTAAAGCCTCTGCAATTCGCTACAAGCAGTTACTTGATAAAATAGGTAAAGTTACCTCGGTTGTTGCGATGTCACCACCAGATAGCCGTGAAGGGCACGACGATGTCGATAGCGAAAGTAAAGATATCGTGCAGAACTGGTGGAAAGAAAACGTCGGCAACCAAGATGAAAAGGTTTATACCAAAGACATCATTAAAGCGTTTAGTGAAGATGATGGCCCCGACTTGATGATCGTAGTTGATAAACTACTGACTGGTTTTGATGAACCAAAAAACACCGTATTGTATATCGACAAACCATTAAAGAAACATAACTTAATACAGGCAATTGCCCGTGTTAACCGCTTACACAAATTAAAAGATTTTGGTTACTTGATTGATTATCGAGGAGTCCTAGAAGAGCTTGATAGCACGATAGAGAAGTATCAAGACCTTGCTGAACGAACACAAGGTGGCTTTGATATCGATGATCTAAAGGGTTTATATAACCGCATGGACACCGAATACAAAAAGCTGCCCGGATTATATGATTCTTTGTGGTCATTCTTTAGTGAAGTAAAGAATACTAAAGACACTGAAGCCATGAGCCAAGCACTAACACCCAAGTTTGAAACTATTGATGGTCAAGTGACAGATATACGCTTAAAGCAACGTGAGGATTTTTACGGTGCATTAACGCAATTTACTAACTGCTTAAAAGTAGCATTACAGTCAGCAAGTTATTTTGACGATAAGAGTTTTGACGATAAGCGAAATCTCTATAAACAAACGCTTAAAGCAATGAGTGAGATCAGAGCCAAGGTCAAAGAGTTATCTGAAGAAGCCGTTGATTATGACCAATACGCCGATGATGTAAAAATGCTACTCGACAAGCACATTGGGGGCGTAGAGATACGTGACTCTAAAGGTGCTTATCTCGTTGGTAACTTAGGCAAAGACGCTAAACCAGAAGGCATGAGTGACGACGAAGCGCGTAACCAAACTGACAAGATCACAGGTCGTATTACCAAGATGATCGAAGTGGATTTGGCCGATGACCCTTATGCGCAGGAATATTTCTCCAAGCTACTACAAAAAGCAATCGAAGATACCAAAGCCATGTTCGATGCTCCCGTTAAACAGTACATGTTATTTACTAACTTTGAAGAACAGGTCAAAGAACGTAACGTGGTAGGTATACCCGATAAATTTGGTGATAATAAACATGCCAAGGCATATTACGGGCTATTTAAATTTCACTTTGATACTGAATTTTTAGCCGAAAAAAATATCTCTGATGAGAAAATGATAGCGATAGCATTTAAAGTCGACAGCGTGGTTAATACTGCTGTTCAAGAGTTCTCAATTAACCCAAGTGAAATTGAGACGTCAATCAGACGAAATTTAATGGTGGAACTATTTCACATGCTCGGTATGGATGGCACCAATAAACTACTTGAAGCTATCATCCAAAAAGTTCGTTTAGGGCTCAGCTAA
- a CDS encoding hypothetical protein, putative phage gene (No significant database matches), protein MLDKNQRVELIPVVEHCNSTFQTFQDDKNAIQLKPKLFQLYEFQSDFYEQYNVVYQLPYIFEVDGSPWVEANLYLYSLAKKKFLEDKRSTALQL, encoded by the coding sequence ATGTTAGATAAAAATCAAAGGGTAGAGTTGATTCCTGTTGTAGAGCATTGTAATTCTACATTTCAAACATTTCAGGATGATAAGAATGCTATTCAGTTGAAGCCAAAATTATTTCAATTATATGAATTTCAATCTGATTTTTATGAACAGTATAACGTAGTTTATCAGTTGCCATACATTTTTGAGGTAGATGGTTCACCATGGGTTGAAGCGAACCTTTATCTGTATTCTTTAGCTAAAAAGAAATTTTTAGAAGATAAAAGGAGTACAGCTTTACAGCTTTAA
- a CDS encoding putative uncharacterized protein (No significant database matches) — MSTMDKTLKLHISTGKIDTTKPYWRLYREHVIQRASEKLCYVVYALDSQFELLEYELNNRNCFDFSYQPLNNDKLHVDLFGLRMNFIYDGHRWYQNDGEENEVTRTMQAKGYIRNTQ; from the coding sequence ATGAGTACGATGGACAAAACATTAAAGCTGCATATATCCACCGGAAAAATTGATACAACAAAGCCATATTGGCGATTATACCGTGAACACGTTATACAACGTGCCTCTGAGAAGTTGTGTTATGTAGTATATGCATTGGATTCTCAGTTTGAATTACTCGAATACGAATTAAATAATCGAAATTGTTTTGATTTCAGTTATCAGCCCCTAAATAACGATAAATTACATGTCGATTTATTTGGTCTCAGAATGAATTTTATCTACGATGGTCATCGCTGGTATCAAAATGATGGTGAAGAAAATGAAGTAACACGAACAATGCAAGCTAAAGGTTATATTCGCAATACACAATAA
- a CDS encoding putative phage integrase: MEYKIFCENHKLDAFDFSSLRPVGRPSYRFFKHLIEEGGVSPRVLNGKTLDVYSFYKYVHENNLRKFDMKRVDVTKQVDLLIKTRDGFISKKDVTKRSQTVDVPRSPATKIGFVNDEGEDLQPLMDDAYGALLSAISDGGLTHEQRLITCLALLTGERKQTILTIRHKHLDQFNESNLSDKGVYKLKLSPFNGADTKFDKPHVLDVPVRLADMLKQYSKCEEHEHRVAKFQLKNGDVLSKKDMYLFISREGNCHYMAKNDPRYLKVKTIPTGWNTKTICDKIIKNANSLIPADFTFHWLRATFAYQYYLSLQPMIKSGELSYGDDIDIIRKKLHHAHRETTEGYLKLFTSVDSRINIQRLYENKLFGESMEGILNE; the protein is encoded by the coding sequence TTGGAATATAAAATTTTTTGTGAAAATCATAAATTAGATGCATTTGATTTTTCGTCGTTGCGACCAGTTGGTCGTCCTTCATACCGCTTTTTTAAACATTTGATTGAAGAGGGAGGGGTCTCACCGAGAGTTTTGAATGGTAAAACATTAGATGTGTATTCATTTTATAAATATGTGCATGAAAACAATCTTCGTAAATTTGATATGAAACGTGTCGATGTTACTAAACAAGTTGATTTATTGATTAAGACTCGTGATGGCTTTATAAGTAAAAAAGATGTAACCAAGCGCTCTCAAACGGTTGATGTGCCTCGTTCACCTGCGACTAAGATAGGTTTTGTTAATGACGAAGGCGAGGATTTACAGCCGTTAATGGATGATGCCTACGGAGCCTTACTAAGTGCAATATCAGATGGTGGGTTAACGCATGAGCAAAGGTTAATTACCTGTCTAGCGCTTCTAACAGGCGAACGAAAGCAGACGATATTAACAATTAGACATAAGCATTTAGATCAATTTAATGAATCTAACTTGAGCGATAAGGGGGTTTATAAACTTAAGCTTTCACCTTTCAATGGGGCTGATACAAAGTTTGATAAACCTCATGTATTGGATGTTCCCGTCCGTCTAGCTGATATGCTGAAGCAATATTCTAAGTGCGAGGAACATGAACATAGAGTGGCTAAATTCCAGCTGAAAAACGGTGATGTACTTTCGAAAAAGGATATGTATCTCTTTATCAGTCGAGAAGGAAATTGCCACTACATGGCAAAAAATGATCCTCGATATTTAAAGGTAAAAACAATTCCTACAGGTTGGAATACAAAAACAATCTGCGACAAAATAATAAAAAATGCAAATAGTCTAATACCTGCCGATTTTACGTTTCATTGGCTTAGAGCTACTTTCGCATATCAATATTACTTGTCTTTACAGCCAATGATTAAAAGTGGTGAGTTATCCTATGGTGATGATATAGATATCATAAGAAAGAAATTACATCATGCTCATAGAGAAACCACAGAAGGTTACTTAAAGCTATTCACCTCAGTTGATTCGCGAATAAATATTCAGCGTTTATATGAAAATAAGTTATTCGGAGAAAGCATGGAGGGTATTCTAAATGAGTAA
- a CDS encoding hypothetical protein, putative phage gene (No significant database matches), with the protein MSNTPLIKIIEHTDIYHSSDVGLDIVNLQNASIQFPKSVRVSPIYFGCVLYKNYIIEDAPVSRVFGSPPLKQIIIKDDTILDGRVTFVRNFLDHISVSKNRDITHKVYLITLMEFTAWCIKRGYHDFVENEGATLRAYANWVNEVEIKIKSGVLNWSPVTAAGRQRDIIGLLTMRYGSDFRNKLIACSIIFKSKREAKSVRSLEDCRSVILHLKEIAYGLTDLVVGEKKFPFQMPYSGENVYIFPNDKGFVKTKNTTFLIQSYDYENGKVFTHKEVLKIPTKDRTVKLWTVRGSGRNLLANNNNKVSFTRMRFADIACRCYLEIFIILTGIHRTEVTQLEFMDTIETEKSQCSKDFRAIKFRAKGLETSYRVYKDGVSILKKYLTLRAWIKESVPEFKEQNSFFIKVVTPSGNRSDEPVFAAPIAGDDIGRVYKRIQGKFFPANFKVLTPREIRRVKTVILHELEQPVQAISDTMNHTVDTNLKVYANTRTSSQGDQLSTFWDSVKEASKQFKIIETQNAARNAAEIEERSISIGHCSEFNNPIQVSNEPLVEPDCKTQYGCLFCKNYCCHADEEDLHKLISLTFIVSSLRTKGLCLNEHQNFLDKLHLKVNSILHHVKATSSEALVVYESVYERVWELGELTPFWELRLRRYESMGVIF; encoded by the coding sequence ATGAGTAACACTCCATTAATTAAGATTATAGAGCATACCGATATTTATCATTCCAGTGATGTAGGTTTAGATATTGTTAATCTTCAAAATGCTAGCATTCAGTTTCCAAAAAGTGTGAGAGTGTCACCTATTTATTTTGGTTGCGTGCTTTATAAAAATTATATTATTGAGGATGCTCCAGTTAGTCGTGTGTTTGGCTCTCCTCCCTTGAAACAAATAATTATAAAAGATGACACTATCTTGGATGGTAGAGTGACTTTTGTGAGAAATTTTTTAGACCATATATCTGTAAGCAAAAATAGGGATATAACTCACAAAGTCTATTTAATAACACTTATGGAGTTTACGGCATGGTGTATCAAACGAGGCTACCATGATTTTGTAGAAAATGAAGGTGCGACTTTGAGAGCTTACGCTAACTGGGTTAATGAAGTAGAGATAAAAATTAAATCTGGCGTTCTCAATTGGAGTCCTGTTACGGCTGCTGGAAGGCAGCGAGACATAATTGGATTATTAACAATGCGCTATGGAAGTGATTTTCGTAACAAACTTATTGCGTGTAGTATCATTTTTAAATCTAAAAGAGAAGCCAAATCCGTGCGCTCACTTGAGGATTGTAGATCCGTAATTCTCCATTTAAAAGAAATTGCATATGGATTGACAGATCTAGTTGTTGGTGAAAAAAAATTCCCATTCCAAATGCCATATTCTGGTGAAAATGTTTATATATTTCCAAATGACAAAGGATTTGTAAAAACCAAAAATACCACATTTCTAATACAGTCTTATGATTACGAAAATGGAAAAGTTTTTACCCATAAAGAAGTTCTTAAGATCCCAACAAAGGACAGGACTGTGAAGTTGTGGACTGTACGAGGTTCAGGGCGTAACTTATTGGCTAATAACAATAATAAAGTTAGTTTTACTCGGATGAGGTTTGCTGATATTGCCTGTCGCTGCTATCTAGAAATATTTATTATTTTAACCGGAATACATAGAACTGAAGTCACTCAATTGGAGTTTATGGATACGATCGAGACTGAAAAATCACAATGTTCCAAGGATTTTAGGGCCATTAAGTTTCGTGCAAAGGGTTTAGAAACTAGTTATAGGGTTTATAAGGACGGTGTATCTATATTAAAAAAGTATTTAACTCTTCGGGCTTGGATAAAAGAGAGTGTTCCTGAATTTAAAGAGCAGAATTCTTTTTTTATTAAAGTGGTAACACCATCAGGGAATAGAAGTGATGAGCCTGTTTTTGCTGCGCCTATAGCTGGAGATGATATTGGTCGAGTATATAAAAGGATCCAAGGGAAGTTTTTCCCTGCAAATTTTAAGGTATTGACACCACGGGAAATCCGAAGAGTAAAAACTGTAATTTTGCATGAACTAGAGCAGCCAGTTCAAGCAATTTCAGATACCATGAATCACACCGTTGATACTAATTTAAAAGTTTATGCAAATACCAGAACGAGTAGTCAAGGTGATCAGCTGAGTACTTTTTGGGACAGTGTCAAAGAAGCTTCTAAACAATTCAAAATCATTGAAACTCAAAATGCAGCCCGTAACGCTGCGGAAATTGAAGAACGCTCGATATCAATAGGTCACTGCTCTGAGTTTAATAATCCGATACAAGTGAGTAATGAGCCTTTAGTTGAACCAGATTGTAAGACTCAATACGGATGCCTTTTCTGTAAAAATTACTGCTGTCACGCTGACGAGGAAGACCTTCACAAGCTAATCAGTCTAACCTTTATTGTTAGTTCCCTTAGGACCAAGGGACTGTGTCTTAATGAACATCAGAATTTTTTAGATAAACTGCACCTAAAAGTTAATTCAATATTACATCATGTTAAGGCTACCTCAAGTGAAGCCTTGGTAGTATATGAATCAGTATATGAACGAGTGTGGGAGTTAGGTGAGTTAACACCCTTTTGGGAACTTAGATTAAGAAGGTATGAATCAATGGGGGTTATATTTTGA
- a CDS encoding restriction-modification system protein — MPTTLINQDDINKAVWSACDTFRGTVSSDTYKDFILTMLFLKYISDVYKDRYEELVAELGDIPELIEMQMANERFVLPKGASFWDLYERRHEAGNGSRIDEALHALEEANGSKLKNVFQDISFNTDKLGEEKQKNAILRHLLEDFGKEELSLRPSRVGSLDVIGNAYEYLIKHFAAGSGKSAGEFYTPPEVSDLLSIILEPQEGDQICDPACGSGSLLMKCGRQIRNNFNGSKKYALFGQEAIGSTWSLAKMNMFLHGEDNHRIEWGDTIRNPKLKTKTGDALLHFDVVTANPPFSLDKWGHEDAAADEFGRFRRGVPPKTKGDYAFISHMIETLKPETGRMGVVVPHGVLFRASSEGKIRQQLIDENLLEAVIGLPEKLFFGTGIPAAILIFKKQKDDKNVLFIDASREFKSGKNQNVLTAENIQKIVDTYKARETTDKYSYVATIEEIAENDYNLNIPRYVDTFEEEAEIDLMAVRSERLALQTELSALEAEMAGYLEELGYGA; from the coding sequence ATGCCAACAACACTTATTAATCAAGATGACATCAACAAGGCAGTATGGTCAGCCTGCGATACCTTCCGAGGTACAGTTAGTTCAGACACTTATAAAGACTTCATCCTAACAATGCTCTTCTTAAAATACATTTCAGATGTATACAAAGACAGATATGAAGAGTTGGTAGCTGAACTCGGCGATATCCCTGAGCTAATCGAAATGCAAATGGCGAATGAGCGCTTTGTATTACCTAAGGGTGCAAGCTTTTGGGATCTGTATGAGCGTCGCCATGAAGCGGGTAACGGTTCTCGTATTGATGAAGCATTACATGCGCTTGAAGAAGCAAATGGCTCTAAGTTAAAAAACGTGTTTCAAGACATCAGCTTCAACACGGATAAATTGGGTGAAGAAAAACAAAAAAATGCCATTTTACGTCACCTACTAGAAGACTTTGGTAAAGAAGAGTTAAGCCTCCGCCCAAGTCGTGTTGGATCACTTGATGTGATTGGTAATGCGTATGAATACCTAATCAAGCACTTTGCTGCTGGTAGTGGTAAATCAGCAGGTGAGTTTTATACGCCACCTGAAGTATCTGATTTGCTATCTATTATCTTAGAACCACAAGAAGGCGATCAAATTTGTGATCCGGCCTGTGGCTCAGGTTCATTGTTGATGAAGTGTGGTCGTCAAATTCGCAATAACTTTAATGGTTCTAAGAAATACGCCTTGTTTGGTCAAGAAGCGATTGGCTCTACATGGTCACTAGCAAAAATGAATATGTTCCTTCACGGTGAAGACAATCACCGTATTGAATGGGGCGATACCATTCGTAACCCTAAGCTAAAGACTAAGACTGGCGACGCCTTATTACATTTTGATGTCGTAACCGCTAACCCACCGTTCTCACTAGATAAATGGGGGCATGAAGACGCTGCTGCTGATGAATTCGGTCGTTTCCGCCGTGGTGTGCCACCAAAGACCAAAGGGGATTACGCGTTTATTTCTCACATGATTGAGACGCTTAAACCAGAAACAGGTCGCATGGGTGTCGTAGTACCGCACGGTGTGTTATTCCGCGCATCAAGTGAAGGTAAAATCCGTCAGCAATTAATTGATGAAAACCTACTTGAAGCGGTAATTGGTTTACCTGAAAAGCTTTTCTTCGGTACAGGTATTCCTGCGGCTATTTTAATTTTCAAAAAACAGAAAGACGATAAGAATGTGTTATTTATTGATGCGTCTCGTGAGTTTAAATCAGGTAAAAACCAGAATGTATTAACGGCTGAGAATATTCAGAAGATTGTTGATACTTACAAAGCCCGTGAGACGACTGATAAATACTCGTATGTAGCAACTATTGAAGAGATCGCAGAGAACGATTACAACCTGAATATCCCACGTTATGTGGATACCTTTGAAGAGGAAGCAGAAATTGACCTAATGGCAGTGCGTAGCGAGCGTTTGGCATTGCAAACAGAACTGTCTGCGCTTGAAGCTGAAATGGCGGGTTACTTAGAGGAGTTAGGTTATGGTGCCTAA
- a CDS encoding restriction-modification system protein gives MVPNGFQHINGLGNFPLDWHVKLADELTTKITKGTTPSKTEIVENSQIPFLRVNNLSFTGSLNPLSGMLYVTDHAHNTFLARSIAYPGDILMNIVGPPLGKIAMLDSEYSEYNMNQAIVIYRCDSKYIDKNYFLKFLSSELAQQWLQSRSKKTSGQQNLTIQLCKELPTPVPPLSEQRKIAKIFLTWDKAIAANGKLIEKSMQHKKALMQQLLTGKKRFAGFEAEWEEVTIGSTSKCFSGGTPSRAKEEYYGGDIPWITSGKLNDRFVNSVNEYISESGLKNSSAKVIKNGSLLIAMYGATAGKVAINELHNATINQAILALESENNCHNLFLFYLFEVEMIKALKLVQGGQPNLNASIIKGIKIQLPPLKEQQKIASVLTNADKEIELLQQKLAGFKQEKKALMQQLLTGKRRVKIDA, from the coding sequence ATGGTGCCTAATGGTTTTCAACATATAAATGGGCTCGGTAACTTCCCTTTAGACTGGCACGTTAAACTAGCTGATGAACTAACAACTAAAATAACAAAAGGAACAACACCATCAAAAACTGAAATTGTTGAAAATTCACAAATCCCATTTTTAAGAGTGAATAACCTTTCTTTTACAGGATCGCTAAATCCATTGTCAGGTATGTTGTATGTGACTGATCACGCTCATAATACTTTTTTGGCTCGCTCAATAGCTTACCCTGGCGATATTCTGATGAATATTGTTGGACCTCCACTCGGTAAAATAGCAATGTTAGATTCAGAGTATTCTGAATATAATATGAATCAAGCAATTGTTATTTATAGATGTGACTCAAAATATATAGATAAAAACTATTTCTTAAAATTTTTATCTAGTGAATTGGCTCAGCAATGGTTGCAATCTCGCTCAAAGAAAACATCAGGGCAACAAAATTTAACCATTCAGCTTTGTAAAGAGTTGCCAACGCCTGTCCCCCCGCTTTCAGAACAACGAAAAATAGCCAAAATTTTCTTAACATGGGATAAAGCGATTGCGGCCAATGGAAAGCTGATTGAGAAAAGCATGCAGCATAAAAAAGCCCTTATGCAGCAATTACTGACTGGCAAAAAACGCTTTGCTGGGTTTGAGGCTGAGTGGGAAGAAGTAACTATAGGTTCCACATCAAAATGTTTTTCTGGTGGAACACCATCAAGAGCTAAAGAAGAATATTACGGTGGTGATATTCCTTGGATTACCTCGGGTAAACTAAATGATAGATTTGTTAATTCTGTAAATGAGTACATATCTGAATCAGGGCTAAAAAACTCGTCCGCTAAAGTAATTAAAAATGGAAGTTTATTAATTGCTATGTATGGTGCTACAGCTGGAAAAGTTGCAATTAATGAACTACATAATGCGACCATCAATCAGGCAATTTTAGCATTAGAATCTGAAAATAATTGCCATAATTTATTCTTATTTTATTTGTTTGAAGTTGAAATGATTAAAGCTCTTAAGCTAGTTCAAGGTGGACAACCTAATCTGAATGCTTCAATAATCAAAGGAATTAAAATCCAACTACCACCTTTAAAAGAACAACAAAAAATAGCATCTGTTCTCACTAATGCCGACAAAGAAATTGAGTTACTTCAACAAAAGCTCGCAGGTTTCAAACAAGAGAAGAAAGCTTTGATGCAGCAGTTACTCACAGGTAAACGCCGTGTAAAAATTGACGCTTAA
- a CDS encoding hypothetical protein, putative phage gene (No significant database matches), with translation MNLINKKQRLVNIPVVNNVLSELTSNAIGTRSQGITTTEGTYYVTPPGIESLRKADTLYNVPCLLNNDGTPWVEKEELDYLNFSHAIKRLRPTYLYFNSLRNHGDIRDKNINSRTGICVC, from the coding sequence ATGAATTTAATAAATAAGAAACAGCGCTTAGTAAATATACCGGTAGTAAATAACGTTCTCTCAGAGCTAACCTCGAATGCAATCGGAACTCGTAGCCAAGGTATAACCACCACGGAAGGTACCTATTATGTAACACCTCCTGGGATTGAAAGCCTTAGAAAAGCGGATACTTTGTACAATGTACCGTGTTTGTTAAATAACGATGGGACACCTTGGGTTGAAAAAGAAGAATTAGATTACTTAAATTTTAGTCATGCGATCAAAAGATTAAGGCCCACATACCTATACTTTAATTCGCTGCGTAATCATGGCGATATACGTGATAAAAATATCAATAGCCGAACCGGTATATGTGTATGTTAG